In Hahella sp. HNIBRBA332, the genomic window GGTGACGGCGCCCGCGCTCTAAACGATGAAGGCTTGATCTTTACAGGAAGGGAAGGGTAAACCGGCGCGCGCTGCGGTCCGGTTTACCCAGCAGAGACTTTACTCTTCCAGGTAGGTGTAGCCAGTCAGGCCCGCCTTCAGTTCCTGCAAGTAATCCTGCTTTTGCTGCTCCTGCAAATCCGACGCCGCCATCTTGTCTTCGAAGGCGCGTAATAACTGCTCAGGTTCGAAGTTAACGTAGCGCAGCACTTTGTCGACCGTGTCGCCGCTGATGGGATGTTGCAGAGACACTTCGCCTTGCTCATTCAGGCAAACGTCTACGGAGTCGGTGTCGCCGAACAAATTGTGCATGTCGCCGAGAATTTCCTGATAAGCGCCCACCAGGAAGAACCCGAGAAGGAAAGGTTGGTCCTTTTCCGGCTCAGGAATCGGCAGTGTGGTTTCAATGCCGTGACTGTCTACATATTGGTCGATACGGCCGTCGGAGTCGCAGGTGATATCCTGAATGACCCCACGTCGGGCCGGACGCTTGTGCAGACCACTTAACGGGAGTATCGGGAAAATCTGATCAATGCCCCAAATATCCGGCAGAGACTGGAACAGGGAGAAGTTCACGAACAGTTTGTCCGCCAGTTTCTCGTTCAGCTCGTCATAGATTTCCCGGTGAGCGCGGATTTCCGGTTGCAGATGCTCGCGAATATACAGGCACAACGCTTGATAGATGGTCTCCGCCTGCGCCCGGTCGTCCAGGCTCAGTACGCCGTGAATAAACAGTGTTTGCGCTTCCTGCAGGGCATGCGCGGCGTCGTGGTAGATCTCGATGACAGAACGACGATTATTGCGATCCTTCAACGCCTCGAAGTCTTGCCATAAGTCGCGCACCACAGATGGAGAGTCTGCAGTCGGCTGTTTGACCGCATCCGGCTGCGCCACGCTTTCCCTGTCGATGACGTCGGTGATCAGCACCGCGTGATGGGCAGTGATAGCCCGACCTGACTCAGTGATCACATTGGGATGAGGAATGCCCTCACGGTCGCACTCTTCTTTGATTGTACGCAAAACGTGGAAGGCGTACTCATGGACGCTGTAGTTAACCGAGCACGCGCTGCGGGAGCGGGTGCCTTCATAGTCGATACCCAGGCCGCCGCCGACGTCGACGATTTTCACGTCAGCGCCCTGGCGACGGAGCTCGCCATAAAAGCGCGCGCACTCGCGTAATCCTGTCTGAATATCCCGGATATTGGCGATTTGTGACCCCAGGTGGAAGTGCAACAGCTGGAGAGATTCCAGTGCGTTGGCTTGTTTCAACGTGTCCAGCACCTGCAGGATCTGCACGGAAGATAGCCCGAATTTTGACTTCTCGCCGCCAGTATTCTGCCAATTGCCCTTACCGATAGAGGCCAGGCGGGCGCGTACGCCAATACGTGGCGTCACGCCCATGTTACGGCTTTCTTCCAGCACATAAGTCAGTTCGTTCAGCTTCTCGACGACGATGTAGACCTTGTATCCCATCTGTTGGCCCAGCAAGGCGAGACGGATGAATTCGCGGTCTTTGTAGCCGTTACAGACAATAGTGGCGCCGGGGTTGCTCATGGCCAGGACGGCGATCAGCTCCGGCTTGCTGCCGGCTTCCAGGCCGATCTGGCCATTAGTGGCGGCGGGTTGGGCGGCGACAATTTCTTCAATGACGCGGCGTTGCTGGTTCACTTTGACCGGATAGACCGCGGTATAGCGGCCAGAATAAGCCAGTTGTTCGGCGGCGCGGTTAAACGCCTCGCATAAATGGTTGACCCTGTGATGCAGAATATCCGCAAAACGCACCAGAACCGGCAACCCAAGATTGGCGGCGCGGACTTGCTTGGCGAGCGCTTTTAGACTGACGCTGGCGTTATGTTCTGAGCCTTTGGGGCGGATGATAACGTCGCCATCGGCGTCAACATCTATATAACCGTCTCCCCAGAAAGGGATGTTGTAGGTGGACAGTGCGTGATCGCGGGTCCAATCTTCCATCAATGCGTCTCCTCGGCAATATGCCCCCGGATAAAGTGTTAAGGTTATCGTCAAGGGGCGCCATTTTAAAGCAAGCGGAATCCCTAGCGTTAATAAGTTATGGGGCTTTGTATTGCTCCGCGTTTCCTGGCCGCCGGGAAACGCCGGCGAGCCCCAAAATAATGCTGTGATCTTCGCGCCTTACGCCTACAATATGCTGCTTTAGCCGCAGGCGCATCGCGCCGACAATAATTAATCGAATCATTGGGAGAACATAATGAGCGAGCAGATCCCCGGGTGGTTTACCGAAATCTTTCAGGACCAGGGCACCGGGTTTTCCCTCAAAGTAAAAAGTAAACTGCACGAAGAGCAGAGCCAGTATCAAAAGATTGAAATCTTTGAGACGGAAACCTTCGGTAATCTGATGGTGTTGGACGGTTGCGTCATGTTGACTGACCGTGACAATTTCCTCTACCACGAAATGATGACCCATCCCGCGCTGTTCACTCATCACGCGCCGAAGAAAGTCGTAATTGTTGGCGGCGGCGATTGCGGCACATTGAAAGAAGTGCTCAAACACCCTGGCGTTGAAGAAGCCTGGCAGGTCGAGATCGACGAGCGCGTCACCCGTGTCGCAGAGAAGTATTTCCCTGATCTGTGCACGGCTAACAATGACTCGCGGGCCAATTTCTTCTTTGGCGACGGCATCAAGTGGATCGCCGACGCGCCGCTGGAGTCCATCGACCTGATTATCGTCGACTCCACAGATCCGGTCGGGCCTGCTGAAGGCCTGTTCGCCGTTGACTTCTACCGCAACTGCTTCATGGCGCTACGCGAAGGCGGCATGATTGTGCAGCAGACGGAATCCCCTTTACTGCACACGTCCAGCATTATCAAGAAAGTGCATGAAGATATGCGTCAGGCTGGTTTTGACGGCGTCAGAACGCTGCCGTTCCCGCAGCCTGTGTATCCTACCGGCTGGTGGAGTTGCACCATGGCGGGCAAGGGTAAGAAGCTGGAATTTTTCCGTGAGGAAGATGCGGCTGAGCGTCCTTTCGTTACTCGCTATTACAATGCGGAAGTGCATAAAGCGGCCTTGGCTCTGCCTGAATTCATGAAGAATGAACTTGACTTAGATTAGTCCGAACGTTTATTTCTATACATCTGTATTTTAATGCTTAAGGCCAGATACCATAAGGGAATCCGGCCTTCCGAAAAGGGTGCGAACCTACCTTTGTCCAATAGACGTACTTTTTTCGGGCGCACTAACATGCAAACCATAACTCCTGTCAAGAAACGGCAATACAGCCGGTATATGGTTGGCAGGCTATTGGACGTGATATAGAAATCGGAGTTAACTGCGTGCACGCAATAGCAGAAAACCATGGAGTGAAAGCTTCATATACGAAAGAAGAACTTCAAGCCTGCGGACAGGGACGGTTATTTGGCGAAGGCGCTGCGAAACTTCCCGTGGATCAGATGTTGATGGTCGACCGGGTGTCTCAAATCTCCGCAGAAGGCGGAGCATACGGTCACGGGGTCGTGCGTGCGCAGTTGGATATCAATCCGGATCTGTGGTTTTTTAAATGTCATTTCGTCGGCGATCCGGTCATGCCGGGTTGCCTCGGACTGGACGCAATGTGGCAGCTGGTAGGCTTTTTCCTGGCGTGGAAAGGTCACAAGGGATTGGGCCGGGCGCTGGGGGTCGGCGAGGTTAAGTTCACCGGCCAGGTGTTGCCGTCCGCAAAATCCGTCGAGTATGTTCTCGATATCAAAAGAGTAATCGCTCGTAAGTTAATCATGGCCTTGGCTGATGGAACCGTGTATGTCGACGGCAAAGCCATTTATACTGCCAAGGATTTACGAGTGGGCTTGTTTGACCCCGCCGCTATGAGCGGCGCGGAAATCAAATAAGTTATCCTTTGCAAATGTAAGAGGTTTCTGAATGAAACGCGCCGTCATAACCGGAATGGGAATCGTATCCTGCTTGGGCAACTCCAAAGAGGAGGTGGCTGAGTCACTGAAAGCTGGCCGCTCAGGCATTCGGTTTAACGAAAGCTATAAAGAAGCGGGCTTAAGAAGCCAGGTCAGTGGCAGCGTCCAGATCGATTTCGCTGAACACATCGACCGCAAACATCTGCGCTTCATGGGCGACGCGGCTGCGTACGCCTATATCGCAATGAATCAGGCCATCACGGACGCTAAAATTGACGACGAGCTGTTGGGCAGCACTCGCACCGGCATCGTGATGGGCTCCGGCGGAGCCTCCACCAGTAACGTCGTCGAATCCGTCGATATTCTGCGTGAGAAAGGCGTCAAGCGTGTGGGGCCTTATCGCGTACCCCGCACCATGAACAGTTCTGTAAACGCCTGTTTGTCCACCGCGTTTAAAATTCGCGGCGTCAACTACTCCATTACTTCCGCTTGCGCGACCGCTGCGCATTGTATCGGTCACGCCTGGGAACAAATCCAGTTGGGCAAGCAAGACGTCGTATTCGCTGGCGGCGGTGAAGAAGAGCATTGGAGCCTGGCGGTTCTGTTCGACGCCATGGGCGCGTTGTCCAGTAAGTACAACGACGATCCTTCCC contains:
- the fabB gene encoding beta-ketoacyl-ACP synthase I; this encodes MKRAVITGMGIVSCLGNSKEEVAESLKAGRSGIRFNESYKEAGLRSQVSGSVQIDFAEHIDRKHLRFMGDAAAYAYIAMNQAITDAKIDDELLGSTRTGIVMGSGGASTSNVVESVDILREKGVKRVGPYRVPRTMNSSVNACLSTAFKIRGVNYSITSACATAAHCIGHAWEQIQLGKQDVVFAGGGEEEHWSLAVLFDAMGALSSKYNDDPSRASRPYCSTRDGFVIAGGGAVVVVEELEHALRRGAPIYAELVGYGATSDGDDMVAPSGEGAVRCIHQALATVNTPVDYVNTHGTSTPVGDIIELKAVKEAFGDNLPRISSTKSLSGHSLGVAGVHEAIYCLLMMEGGFIAPSRHIESLDERAAGFPIVTEPTDAELNTVLSNSFGFGGTNACLAFSKYKG
- the speE gene encoding polyamine aminopropyltransferase; this encodes MSEQIPGWFTEIFQDQGTGFSLKVKSKLHEEQSQYQKIEIFETETFGNLMVLDGCVMLTDRDNFLYHEMMTHPALFTHHAPKKVVIVGGGDCGTLKEVLKHPGVEEAWQVEIDERVTRVAEKYFPDLCTANNDSRANFFFGDGIKWIADAPLESIDLIIVDSTDPVGPAEGLFAVDFYRNCFMALREGGMIVQQTESPLLHTSSIIKKVHEDMRQAGFDGVRTLPFPQPVYPTGWWSCTMAGKGKKLEFFREEDAAERPFVTRYYNAEVHKAALALPEFMKNELDLD
- the speA gene encoding biosynthetic arginine decarboxylase codes for the protein MEDWTRDHALSTYNIPFWGDGYIDVDADGDVIIRPKGSEHNASVSLKALAKQVRAANLGLPVLVRFADILHHRVNHLCEAFNRAAEQLAYSGRYTAVYPVKVNQQRRVIEEIVAAQPAATNGQIGLEAGSKPELIAVLAMSNPGATIVCNGYKDREFIRLALLGQQMGYKVYIVVEKLNELTYVLEESRNMGVTPRIGVRARLASIGKGNWQNTGGEKSKFGLSSVQILQVLDTLKQANALESLQLLHFHLGSQIANIRDIQTGLRECARFYGELRRQGADVKIVDVGGGLGIDYEGTRSRSACSVNYSVHEYAFHVLRTIKEECDREGIPHPNVITESGRAITAHHAVLITDVIDRESVAQPDAVKQPTADSPSVVRDLWQDFEALKDRNNRRSVIEIYHDAAHALQEAQTLFIHGVLSLDDRAQAETIYQALCLYIREHLQPEIRAHREIYDELNEKLADKLFVNFSLFQSLPDIWGIDQIFPILPLSGLHKRPARRGVIQDITCDSDGRIDQYVDSHGIETTLPIPEPEKDQPFLLGFFLVGAYQEILGDMHNLFGDTDSVDVCLNEQGEVSLQHPISGDTVDKVLRYVNFEPEQLLRAFEDKMAASDLQEQQKQDYLQELKAGLTGYTYLEE
- the fabA gene encoding bifunctional 3-hydroxydecanoyl-ACP dehydratase/trans-2-decenoyl-ACP isomerase; amino-acid sequence: MHAIAENHGVKASYTKEELQACGQGRLFGEGAAKLPVDQMLMVDRVSQISAEGGAYGHGVVRAQLDINPDLWFFKCHFVGDPVMPGCLGLDAMWQLVGFFLAWKGHKGLGRALGVGEVKFTGQVLPSAKSVEYVLDIKRVIARKLIMALADGTVYVDGKAIYTAKDLRVGLFDPAAMSGAEIK